The window CCTTACAGTTGTCCTAATTATTCATGAGgttccattcaaaattacaaataGTCTGAGTCTGTAAGAATTACGGAGTTCAGTTCCAGAACCTGTGGTACTTTCTTCCTCCAAGAGTAGTCCTCTCTACTTGTTCCTTTTTGTCCTCTCAGATGAGGATCTTGCCTAATGATTTCTTTTGTACTCGTTAAAGATTGGaatttagaggtcagtaaggggtgtgcataagtgcaccagtgtgccttctgtgccctgtccaattgtctctccttatctcatttatcttttcttcctttcaaatttgttcacctatacttttatatcttttcttctattcgtttctttagttatattaatacatatctattctcttcaatgtgtattatgtattggactaaataaataaaataaatatatttaactaGTTAGGTATTCCAAGTTGTAAGGCTCTAAATGGAGTTGTCCTTATTTAAAGCAAGTTGTTCAACATGTGCCTCACACTGGTTTCTTCGCTGCATTATATAACTTAAACCCAACCTTAAACAAAATTCTTTACAAAAGTACCAAAGTCTACCCACAATTCTGGGCTAGGATAAAGGAACAAAAAATAAGGCTCAAGTTATAGATTGATGGAAACCTTTTAACATATATTGAAGTTTGGTCTCTATTATGTCACATGAAAATGGGGATAATGTAGGCCATCTGTACATAAAATTCACTACCTAAATCATGCTACTGAATTACAGTGCTGAAATCTTTTTATCAGATGAAAATTTGACATACAATCCTACCATGAaagaactatctatctatctatctatctatctatctatctatctatctatctatctatctatctatctatcttctacctgcctgcctgcctgcctacctgatAAGGCTTTTCAATCTCTCCTTTCTCATTATAATctatttcaacttccaaattatGAGTTAAGGGACTTTTCAGAATAACAACCCAAGGACCTgaattgtgggggcagtatgctggctctgttaaaaagtgctaacatgttctaagccaccctgagtctaaggagaagggcggcataaaaatcaaataaataaataaatatacaaaaacCCACAGCCAAACAGGTCAATGACATGTTTCTCATTTATTTTGAAACATTGAAGTGCTTTTGGTTTATGAAAAGGTACTTTGAATCCAAACCATCATTCACCAATTTTCTAAAACACTAGCTTGTTACCCAATATTGGGCCTACCATTTACCACCATTCTACAAACAGCACTATTTAAGAAATATCttcaaaataacaaacaaaatagaACTTGTTTATACTGTACCTGAGAAAGAATTGCTTCTCCTCCATTATTTCCATATGATAAATGCACAATCATCATATCTTTATCCGGACTGAAATAACCAAGTGGCTTTATGGGATTATGTTTTTCGGAATTCTCCACCTCAAATTTTTTCCCACTAGCTAgagcatttaatttaatttcattgcttttgtcttttgaaaaaactaATGTTTGTATCGTGTCCATTATTTCATCCTTACTCTTTAGTTTTATGCCACCAAATGTGAAAGAGGCAGAAAGTCCCAAAATCTTCCCACCTTTTGACATGAAAGCTAGAAATTGCTTAGACACAGCATCcgaaataggttctgattcagcaatgATCAGAAGCAATGCATTGTCAACCCAAGGAACAGTCAGAACTTGTTTTTCTAACAACTGATAGATGGTATAAGCATTAATATCAATACAATCCATTATGACAGATTTTATTTCTTCAAATTTCACTTTTTTAGAATCAGAACCaagataaattaaaatatttggagGCTTTCCAGTCAAGTTTATACTTTGCATTTTTCCTGTTATATAGTCACCACTAACTTCTTCTACACTGCCATTATAATCATCCAGAAGATCTGGGATGTTTTCTGCTGAGGCAAATTTAACTGACTCAATTGTACTGTTCTCCAATTCCAAACATTCATGGCAGCTTGAAAGATGTAGGTGATGATGTTCTGAAGCATCACCTTCCTTTTCAGATAATTGCTCAAGTTCCTCATAATATCCATTTGTTttttgcagtctgcattggtgtaTTTCTTGATCATCACAATTAGCAGTTTCCACCTGAGATTTATCAATATTTTCCAAAAGTGAGTCTTGTGACAGTTCATTAGTCTGTATCTGATcagccttctcctcctctttggtATTTGGAGCCAGTTTTAATTCTTTCAAGGTTGATTTCTTCAGGTTCACAGCTAATACAAGTTAAATAAGTTATTGaacaaaacacacaaacataactgCACTAAATAGTTCTGCCTTCAATATAAACTTCAACTGATAATTCAGTCTTAAAATACATTGTGTAGAGCTGAGTGCATTTTACTTCTTGCATGTTTATAATGCAACTTaacattatatatttaatttagttaatttttcttcttctttgaatTATGCAGAGATATAAATGTACCATATTCATCAATTTATGAATGGGACTCGCTAAAACTCTGAACCATACTATTCAGGGGAGATGTTCCTAAATTTCTCTGAAATTTAAGTTTTTCAGGGCAGGGTAGACCAGGAGTCATTTAGGGTAGATGGTTTATTTCTGGAAACCACTTAAGTGCTCCCAGAAAAAGATGATTCAGAGAGAGATTTGACTGATTTATATCTTGTCTTTCGTCTGGGCACTCACTTCTTCATTTTCCCCCCATAACAACCTTATAAGATAGgatggctgagagagagagagcaactagCCTAAAACACTATGACTATGGACAGATTTGAATCAGAGTCTTCCCAGGCTCAAATCCAAAAATTGAACCATACCATCACATTAGCTGATTTGTTTGGTTTTGATTTAATGTATTTTGTGAAGTCAACAAATTGAGTACAAACCATTTCAAGTTTGACAATAGTAAATATTAcaccctttaaaaaaacagagtagatGAAACAAATAAGTAACCAGCAAATAAGTAGATGAAGCAAATAAGTAACCAGGATGGGGACAGAAAAAGGGGCTTCTATGCCAGATTTTATTATTTAAGAGTTAAACAGCTGGATGAAAACTGCGTTTCATCCATATGCCTGCTCTTCATCAAGCAGTATTATCAACTGGCACTGTAGCAAATATGGTCCTGCATCAGGTATGGAATGACCCATTTGGGGGCCGAGTTTCTTTCCTAGCTCAATGAAGAGACTGTGGCACTAGTTCTTCACTTAATCAACATACTCCCCTCCATTAACAATTTATAAATTGAAAGAGCAGATACAATTATCCCCAGTCGTCTATTCAGAGGTGATAACTCAGGAGAGATGAACAATACCCACCTATACTAAAGTGAACAAACTACAGCTCAAGAAAGAGATAATAAAGAAGAATTTCAACCTATGTTATGCTACCTTCAATCATTGTATATAGGTCAAAAGGAGCATGGAAACTAAGCATATCTGATCTTGGAATCAGGCATAATTTAAGTGTGCTTCATAAATTTGGCAGGGGGAGACCTCCTGGCCTAGCAAATGGCAAAGACACTTTTTTATTAAGCAGTGCTTTTTGTTTAGGCACTCCAAAACCTAATATATATtatgatatatttaaaaaaattaaaattccaaATCAAACGCTAATCCCATTATTTGGAATGATGAGGGATGATGTCATAGACAAATTCTGCTGAAACTGGTGACATGTTCCAGAGCAATAGTGGTAGAGACTAAGTCTTAAATGCATAACCACATAATCTGATAAATATTAGCCATAATGATTTATAATTCATTGCTACACAAATggtcttttttctatcttttccaTGCCTATTGCAAATTTCTTGCGTGGGTGGAGAGGGTGAGAAGAGGATACCAGATGGACTTCTAATTGACAGGCATCAAAGCAAGATGAATTTGTAAAGAGTGATGAAGCTCTGAATCTGAGAATAGTTTATAtgtcatttaaatatatatttttattggggaTAGGCAAATGGGTGTACTTACAGACAATTTTTTGAGGCACCATCCCATTATCCATTTGGAGTCTGTCTTCCAAGAATGCTATCCCAAGGCTACTAAAATTATCTATGCTGGCTTCAGCAAATAATATGTAAGGCTTTCCAGTTTTAAAGGCCAAAGGACAACAAAAATCTGACCATTTCACAATCTGAAGAAAGATACACAGAACAGTTTTCACATTAATGTATGTAAAATTAGAATATTGAATGAATTGTAAAATTAAGTTAATATTCCTATCATTAACTTAgtttctaaattaaattaaaatatattaaatacatCTACCAAATCAAGTTCACATACCCATGATGAATGAAAAACCAATGGgaaaacaataaatttaaattaataaattcaaattAAACGAGTACATAGAGAACAAAAGAGGAAATACAGAATTAGAAATTAACAGATCTATAATTTTTTTATGCAAGCTCAACTCATCTTATATAAAAGCTATGCAAAAAGCTGTCAACAAGCTTTTATGGAGTTTCCTAGATTTTTTTTGAACTGGAGAATAGTTATAACCTAGATACATTACCTTCCCATTTAAGAACTggctattaaaaataaaagtcacTACttcaaattaccatattttttgcactGTAAGAggcactcacccacccaccccaaattgAAGGAGGGGATTGATGCGGCAGTGACAGGCAGTGTCCACCACCTGGAACAGGCGATCAGTGGTATTCTGGGAGGTCAATCCAACTGCCAATAGGCGGTGGCGAGAAGTGGTTCTTAGCAGGATTGGCAGCAATACAATAGATCTAGGTCTCACAAGAAAAAATCCATTGTGGGGATAGTCTCACCTACAGGAAATTTCTTCCATAGCTTCAAGAGCTTTTGGctgaaatgatataggatttcctgcctggactagatctccaaagtccctttgagctctgttattctgtataatAGCGTGCTACAAGAGGCAACCGAAGATAAATCTTAAAAGATTTAAACAAAGCAGTGCAAGATTTTTGTGGCTGAAACAAAActattttttgttttcttgttgtCCTCCATAAAAGCGAGGTGCGTGTTATGGTCTGGAGTGTCATATGGAgtaaaaaatatgtttaaagACTTATTAGCAAAagtattttaaagaaaacttaCCTTTTTTGCTGAACAAGTTACAGCTTCTGAACTACTTGTTTGAATGAAAATACCTTCAGTTACAAATGTAATATGTTCGTCTTCAACTACTTCTTCCAAATAACTAAAATGTGATACAATAAATAATGTCCATTTGTTTAAATCATCAAGggactgaaaagaaaaaaaaggtggcTTAAATCAACTATATCATTTTAGAAAAATGCAACGTGTTATACAGTACTTTACAAAATCTGGATCTTGTCCTATTCCTGAAGTATTTATTCAGGAAGACATCTTTTATAGCAGTTTAAATGCTGACCTTAGAAAGGTAAATAAAGTTTAATCATGAATAGATTTCATATTCAAGGAAAATGTTAGAATCAAACCCATTCTGAATGGTCAGCATTTAAGTATACCTGGTAGAAGTTTTCAGTTTTGCCAAATAACAATGTGAAATAGTTCAATATTAATACTACTAAAAATATAATTTGGGTAAATTATCCATCTCTGTAGCAACTCTTTCATTTCCTCTACTACTATTtctctaaaacaggggtctccaaccttgggaactttaagactttggAGTTgccagggagttgaagtctattcaacaactcaattgccaagattggagaccctccTCTAAAATACTTCTAAATTCAAATAATTCCTGTTTACTTAGAAATAAAGATTTGGTTGTAAATAAAAATGTATCTATTAGGAGTAAATCTAATGAATTACAGTATGATTTACTTCTGAATATTACCTAACTTCATCACAGATGTTTATTAAACTTATCTTTAAAAACATATATGTCTCCCATTTcttattcttctatttttatcaAATGACAATTTAAAGTTAAAACAGAAATTCTGAGCAACAGTTCAAGAAAAGCTATCTGGTGATTCTTCGTTCTATAATAAAGCAAAGAATTAATTATCCTAAAAGTAGATAAAGTGAACAGCAAAAATCTggataacttaaaaaaaaattacaaatctgaaatattaaGACTTAAGATTTTTGATGTTtgtgaaataattaaaataaaatagtaccTTTGTGGGGACATAAATTATTTAGTCTTTGGGGGAAGAGATGACAGATGACTGGACTAAATATGGGAAGGTCCAATTTCTAGGTCTCCATTAACATGAATGCCATCAGAGAGACCCTTTCAGCCCTAATCAATTTTAAGGTTAGAGATAAAGtggtgacaaacaaacaaaacttggTTATACCATGCATCAATAGCTTTGCTTTAAGAATTAAGTGTGTGCAGTAATCTTGCAACCATGTGATACAAACATTAAGCTAATGATATAACCTAAGACAGAAAATAAATTacatgagaaggaaaaaaaatggagagGGGAAAATAATTGGATAGAAAACAGGCACATTTAAAGTAGGAGCAGGAATTTCTGATCCTCTAGATTTTGATATAATCCTTTTCTTAATCTACAGGTATTAAATATGGTATAACCTTAATATATCCCTGAACTCTTCAAATTTACACAATTTATCAGAATTTAATACATTGATAACtctataatttaattattggcttttagctacattattattaatacattgaATTGTAacattttattgctttattgAGCTATTTTTACAATATTACTGCCATCATGTTTATTGCAAGTCTTGTATATTGCTATGTAATATGAataatctctctctccatccatccatccgtgtgtgtgtgtatacacacacacacacacacacacacatatattatagTTGATCAAAAATGGAAGTGAACTGTAACCTTTGAAAACCTTACATCTTATCTTCAATTTACATCTCATCCTCAACTTGTTAAAGAAGTTGCAGTTTCCATCAAACAAACGAGATTTCTGGATTTAAATTTTGGGGGAAAGTGGTAAACAAAAAATCAAGTTGTAAATCAGTGCATGGATCTTCAGGAATGACCAATATGCCTATAATTGTGCTTAATAACATTCcaatttatgttttttaaatgtatatcttACATACATTTATATAATGTTGATCTTGGGAAATCAACATAATTATTGCAAATTCCCAGGATACGCCAAACCAGACTTATTGCATCTTATGGAAAGAGTAGGGACATGATAAAATTGTAACTTATACTTGGAATATTAAATCACTGTTCTGTACAATACGTACTGTACTCTTCCCAGATGCATTGCACTTCTTTCCACATTCCCCTAGCAATAAAACGTGGGCTGTTAACTATGGAAATTAGAGAGCAACATTTCTGGTTGATCAGGTTAGAAGGCTAACTTTTCACTTATCTTGGTAAGTTCACACATATAACACATAGACACTCTACACTAACAAATAAAACACACATGTACACAAGCGTATTTATGACTACATACATTTATTatgttcatttttattaatagtgattgtttcttcattgtttatttgacccccatgacaatcattaagtgttatacttcatgattctttaaaaatctatattttcttaaaAAACCCATATTGGCACTTGTTACATTTGTTGAAACCTATTTTTCTTGAGATTTCAATCGATAAAAAGTTTTGAAATTCTGCTACCTCGTCACCTGTTTAATAGAAAGCGCTCCTAAATTATGATACCGGTATCATAAATTTCCATGTGCAACTTGCCCTGGGAAAATTTTAAAGCAGGAAAAGAGGGAAAATGAAATCATCTATTGCAGAGTTAATAAAAGTATCAGCGGCTTGCGCCACACAGTCAACCTCACCTGGCGTCTCCTGCTTACCTCGGAGCTGTCCAAGGAACAGCTATTCCCACGAGGGAAAAGTTTTCAGCCTCTCTAATAAAGGCGGGCCTGAGAGAGCAATAACGCTCCCCCAACCCTCGCATATCCACCACCCACAACTTCCCTTTCCATGCAACGTACGGCAGGCCCAGCTCTCCCTGGCCGACTCTCTCCGCCCCTGCATATCACACCTGAGTCTCGCCAGTGAAGAACACCTTGTCGCCCACCCTGAGGCAAATGATCTCGTCGGAGAGCCCGGGCGCCTCCGGTTTGCAAAGAGGCAGGTCTCGGGGGGCCTGCAACGTGAAGCGAGTGCACCCGAAGCTGGGGGAGCAGCCGGAGGAAGAGCAGAAGGTAAACGAACACCTGGTGCGGTACAGCCGGCGCACCGTGCGCCGGATGAGCCCCGCGGAACAACGCCCACAGCGCGCCCACAGGTATAAGTAGCAGAGCGTGATGAGCATGACGGgcgggaagaggagggggctgcgaAAGGCCGGTCACGGCCGGCTCCCCATCCCCACATCAGCAACTTTCTCGGCAAGATGAAGAGCGGCGGTGGAGCCGTGCCGCTGCTTCCCCATTGGTTCTCTCGCTTTTCCTCACGCGAAGACGAAAACGGCGCTGATTGGGCAGAAATCGCACCCCTCCCACTCTGCTTGGGTCAGGCAAGAGGTTTTCCCCGCCCCTGCCCTCCGGCTCGATTTCTTTGCTGCGCTTGGCGCGCTTTTCCCTCAGGGGGGAAGTTTCCCGTTTCgactggggtggtggtggaaatacTTAGGAATGGCGATTTCCGTAGTAGCACTTTACCGGTGTTACTGTCTCTCTCCTTTAACCTTACTGTTACGCATTAAGAGTCCTTTCGCCTTTGACGACGAACAAGTGAGCCTTGTATTGTCGTGTAtatcagtgttccccagaatgctggctggggaattatgggagttgaagtccagatattttcaagttgacaaggttgagaaacactggtgtataTGTAACTGACTAGTAGATTTCATCCTACTAGGTTTCATCCTAATAATTGACACAGGTCAACCACAGAATCGCCAAcacaagctctgcatttggcagactaatgacaaATGTGTGGAACCCAGGTGGAATAGCTAActaccttgtttatttatttattatttatttattttgtccaatacaaagaaagttatagaggatatattcgtagtaaaatatatcagaggaagaagagaagatgcaggaataaaatatatcaatgaaagaatagaataaaagatataggaggtataggagagcaataggatg of the Erythrolamprus reginae isolate rEryReg1 chromosome 4, rEryReg1.hap1, whole genome shotgun sequence genome contains:
- the HLCS gene encoding biotin--protein ligase yields the protein MLITLCYLYLWARCGRCSAGLIRRTVRRLYRTRCSFTFCSSSGCSPSFGCTRFTLQAPRDLPLCKPEAPGLSDEIICLRVGDKVFFTGETQSLDDLNKWTLFIVSHFSYLEEVVEDEHITFVTEGIFIQTSSSEAVTCSAKKIVKWSDFCCPLAFKTGKPYILFAEASIDNFSSLGIAFLEDRLQMDNGMVPQKIVSVNLKKSTLKELKLAPNTKEEEKADQIQTNELSQDSLLENIDKSQVETANCDDQEIHQCRLQKTNGYYEELEQLSEKEGDASEHHHLHLSSCHECLELENSTIESVKFASAENIPDLLDDYNGSVEEVSGDYITGKMQSINLTGKPPNILIYLGSDSKKVKFEEIKSVIMDCIDINAYTIYQLLEKQVLTVPWVDNALLLIIAESEPISDAVSKQFLAFMSKGGKILGLSASFTFGGIKLKSKDEIMDTIQTLVFSKDKSNEIKLNALASGKKFEVENSEKHNPIKPLGYFSPDKDMMIVHLSYGNNGGEAILSQAHLEVNIKSSCRSKDDFNLLKISNSRRYDVLVEILKLLGLSCELSTIPSLTPLYLLSSDKILHNTFLEWLRRNTITEGLIISSKLSLKFVSSCTENMEITSLLIPVVTDMEAVSSENFSFERYKQNLDTRILGKIVLFSEVTSTTMNLLDGLMYKMPAEMGLIAIAVQQIQGKGRGGNTWLSPVGAALSTLHVIIPLTSKLGQRIPFIQHLVSLAIVEAVRSIPGYQEIDLRLKWPNDIYYSDLMKLGGVLVNSTLTGDTFHILIGFGFNVNNSNPTVCINDLIMEYNKTMNTTLEPLNADCLIARSVTILENLINIFQEKGPNGILPMYYKYWVHSGKQVRLGNDEGPLVWIVGVDDSGFLQVYEEGKEVITVHPDGNSFDMLRNLIIPKQ